AATCCATCTCAGGATTGCACCCAAAGGTTTATTATTTTTGCGGAACCAACACAAGATATAACGGGGTTGGTTACGATCCACCCTTTAATCCTGAAGCGTATGTTACAATTGCTTGCTACTTTGAAACAAGGAATAAAAAAGAGATACCACCGGAATTTTGGGCCTTACCGGGATGTAGTGGTGATTTCATACCCCAAATCAGGTCGTACCTGGTTGCGGGTCATGTTAAACGATCTGAACATCCTTCCTGTCTATGCACACAATGGGTCGCAAAATTCTTTGAATATACGCCACTGGGAATTGCCCGAAGACAAAACCGAATACAGCAGTAACCGGGTCATATTTTTGGCAAGGGATCCGAGGGATACGGTGGTTTCCTCCTATTTTCAGATGACTAAGCGGCATCAGGTATATGACGGCTCCATTTCTGAATTCATTCGCGACGACCGGTATGGGATAAAAAAAATATTGAAGTTTCATTCCATCTGGGATCAAAACCGCCATGTACCCACCGATTTTAAGCTTATTAAATATGAGGACCTTCATGCCCGGCCTTTGAATGTAATGAAGGAATTGCTGGAATTTTTGAAGGTACATGAAATCGAGGAAGAAAAGCTGAAAAACATCATTTGGTTTTACCGTTTTAACAATATGCACAAACTGGAAAAACAGGGTTATTTTAAAAAGACCTTTAAAAATGTGCTTTACCCCAAAGATCCCAATGATCAGGATACCTATAAAACCCGAAAAGGTAAGGTCGGTGGGTTTAAAGAGTATTTCAACCGTGAGGATATTGCATATTGCAACCAGGTGATGAAAGAATTTCCGAATCCTTTTTACTGGGATGCGATATGATGTCTGGTTTTTCAATAGCGTCAGAAACCCGCATCCACTGAGTTTTGCTATAAGAAAATGATTAATATGCGGGTTCAATGGGGATTGATCTGAATTGCTCAAGTTATGCAGCTATATTATATTGTATTACAGAATTTTAATAAACTTGAACAAGAATTAATTATTCTTGAATAAGGTGGGTTAAAAGTGATGCATGTTTTAAGTCCCTCGTGCAGTCGTTTCCTTAATCTCCGAGACGCAAGCCTTGCGTCTCTACTTCTGCAGTTCAATATTCGTATAACTCACTCACTACTCATTCACTCACTACTTCTCTCCTTTCCCCTCTCCCCCTCGCTCTCTCGCTTTCGCTCCTTCTTTCCATCGTGCTTTCGTGCTTTCGTGCCATCGTGCTGTCGTTCCCTTAATCTCCGAGACGCAAGCCTTGCGTCTCTACTTCTGCAGTTCAATATCACTCACAA
Above is a genomic segment from Bacteroidales bacterium containing:
- a CDS encoding sulfotransferase domain-containing protein, giving the protein MLQLLATLKQGIKKRYHRNFGPYRDVVVISYPKSGRTWLRVMLNDLNILPVYAHNGSQNSLNIRHWELPEDKTEYSSNRVIFLARDPRDTVVSSYFQMTKRHQVYDGSISEFIRDDRYGIKKILKFHSIWDQNRHVPTDFKLIKYEDLHARPLNVMKELLEFLKVHEIEEEKLKNIIWFYRFNNMHKLEKQGYFKKTFKNVLYPKDPNDQDTYKTRKGKVGGFKEYFNREDIAYCNQVMKEFPNPFYWDAI